The proteins below come from a single Pseudomonas chlororaphis genomic window:
- a CDS encoding chemotaxis protein, protein MNWINDAKFSTKLITSFVLCAFITLAVGMLGVSGVATLSARLQTVFNTNLVSVANTAQTKTKAVGQTRDMYRLYVATAGNAPQSMKDEFLASMKANQLASEQAFAEYRKGRLAEDERLAGDQVARDWPVYQAMVQRYVAMMAAGDLENGRALLLGDLQKTYRKVMDQLTIMIDSNDRQISESAQDAARQEVSARTILYSGIAIAFVAALLLGMFISRVISQPIAVALDCAERIAQGDLTQHITRRRRDEAGQLLAALGDMQASLKTTLQQIASASDQLASAAEELTAVTDDGSRALIRQNDEIQQAATAVTEMTSAVEEVARNAVSTSQASQATSAQASSGRDQARSAVQAIDHATQEITSSTGLVRDLAVQVRDIGKVLDVIRGIAEQTNLLALNAAIEAARAGEQGRGFAVVADEVRALAARTQASTGEIEGMILAVQDRADGAVDAMGKSQALVTQTQGLARATGQALEQIADGIAQINDRNLVIATASEEQAHVAREVDRNLVNIQDLSTQTAAGANQTNASSQALSGLALSFNTLVSRFRL, encoded by the coding sequence ATGAACTGGATCAATGACGCGAAATTCTCGACCAAGCTGATCACCTCGTTCGTCCTGTGTGCGTTCATCACTCTGGCCGTGGGCATGCTGGGCGTCAGCGGCGTCGCCACGTTGTCCGCGCGCTTGCAGACCGTGTTCAACACCAACCTGGTGTCGGTCGCCAATACGGCGCAGACCAAGACCAAGGCCGTTGGCCAGACGCGTGACATGTACCGCCTGTATGTCGCCACCGCCGGCAATGCCCCGCAAAGCATGAAGGATGAATTCCTGGCCTCGATGAAAGCCAATCAGTTGGCCAGCGAACAGGCATTCGCCGAGTACCGCAAAGGTCGCCTGGCCGAGGACGAGCGCCTGGCCGGCGACCAGGTGGCCCGCGATTGGCCGGTCTACCAGGCCATGGTGCAACGATACGTGGCGATGATGGCGGCCGGCGACCTGGAGAACGGGCGTGCCCTGCTGCTGGGCGACTTGCAGAAAACCTACCGCAAGGTAATGGACCAGTTGACCATCATGATCGACTCCAATGATCGCCAGATCAGCGAAAGCGCCCAGGACGCCGCCCGCCAGGAGGTGTCGGCCCGGACGATCCTGTACAGCGGCATCGCCATCGCGTTTGTCGCTGCGCTGTTGCTGGGGATGTTCATCAGCCGCGTGATCAGCCAGCCGATTGCCGTCGCACTCGACTGTGCCGAGCGCATCGCCCAAGGCGACCTGACCCAGCACATCACCCGTCGTCGCCGTGACGAGGCCGGCCAGTTGCTTGCGGCCCTGGGCGACATGCAGGCCAGCCTGAAGACCACGCTCCAGCAGATCGCCAGTGCTTCGGACCAGTTGGCCTCCGCGGCCGAGGAATTGACGGCGGTCACTGACGACGGCAGTCGCGCCTTGATCCGGCAGAACGATGAAATCCAACAGGCGGCCACCGCCGTGACCGAGATGACGTCAGCGGTGGAGGAAGTCGCCCGCAATGCCGTGTCCACTTCCCAGGCGTCCCAAGCGACCAGTGCCCAGGCCAGCAGCGGACGTGACCAGGCGCGCAGCGCGGTGCAGGCGATCGATCATGCGACCCAGGAAATCACCTCGTCCACCGGGCTGGTCCGAGACCTGGCGGTACAAGTGCGTGATATCGGCAAGGTATTGGACGTGATCCGGGGGATCGCCGAGCAGACCAATTTGTTGGCCCTCAACGCGGCCATCGAGGCGGCCCGGGCCGGGGAACAGGGGCGTGGCTTTGCTGTGGTTGCCGACGAGGTTCGCGCCCTGGCGGCGCGCACCCAGGCGTCTACCGGTGAGATCGAGGGCATGATCCTCGCGGTGCAGGACCGAGCCGACGGCGCGGTCGATGCCATGGGCAAGAGCCAGGCGCTGGTCACCCAGACCCAGGGCCTGGCCCGGGCCACTGGCCAGGCGTTGGAGCAGATCGCCGATGGGATCGCGCAGATCAACGACCGTAACCTGGTCATCGCCACGGCGTCCGAGGAGCAGGCCCATGTGGCCCGTGAGGTGGACCGCAACCTGGTGAACATCCAGGATCTCTCGACCCAGACCGCGGCGGGGGCGAACCAGACCAATGCGTCGAGCCAGGCGCTGTCCGGCCTGGCGCTGTCATTCAATACGCTGGTCAGCCGCTTTCGTCTCTAA
- a CDS encoding nitrogen regulatory protein P-II 1 (indirectly regulates nitrogen metabolism; at high nitrogen levels P-II prevents the phosphorylation of NR-I, the transcriptional activator of the glutamine synthetase gene (glnA); at low nitrogen levels P-II is uridylylated to form PII-UMP and interacts with an adenylyltransferase (GlnE) that activates GlnA): MKLVTAIIKPFKLDDVRESLSEIGVQGITVTEVKGFGRQKGHTELYRGAEYVVDFLPKVKIDVAIDDKDLDRVIEAITKAANTGKIGDGKIFVVNLEQAIRIRTGETDTDAI; the protein is encoded by the coding sequence ATGAAGCTAGTCACTGCCATCATCAAGCCGTTCAAGTTGGACGACGTGCGCGAGTCGTTGTCCGAGATCGGCGTGCAGGGCATTACCGTTACTGAGGTCAAAGGCTTCGGGCGGCAGAAAGGTCACACCGAGCTGTATCGCGGCGCGGAATACGTGGTCGATTTCCTGCCCAAGGTGAAGATCGATGTCGCCATTGACGACAAGGATCTGGACCGTGTGATCGAAGCGATCACCAAGGCCGCCAACACCGGCAAGATCGGTGACGGAAAGATCTTCGTGGTCAATCTGGAACAGGCTATTCGCATCCGTACCGGCGAAACCGATACCGACGCCATCTAA
- a CDS encoding ammonia channel protein, whose protein sequence is MTLRKFAGLGALLSFVMPGLAMAEEAAAPVLNSGDTAWMLTATILVLFMTIPGLALFYGGMVRSKNLLSVMMQCFAITGLISVLWVIYGYSIAFDTTGMEQGVVNFNSFIGGLGKAFLAGVTPASITGPTALFPEAVFITFQMTFAIITPALIVGAFAERMKFSAMLVFMGIWFTLVYAPIAHMVWSGNGGLLWDWGVLDFAGGTVVHINAGIAGLVACLVLGKRKGFPTTPMAPHNLGYTLMGAAMLWVGWFGFNAGSAVAANGTAGMAMLVTQIATAAAALGWMFAEWITHGKPSALGIASGVVAGLVAITPAAGTVGPMGALVIGLAAGVVCFFCATTLKRKLGYDDSLDAFGVHGIGGILGAILTGVFAAPALGGFGTVTDIAAQVWIQVKGVGFTVIYTAIVTFIILKVLDAVMGLRVSEEEEAVGLDLAQHNERGYNL, encoded by the coding sequence ATGACTCTGCGTAAATTCGCAGGGCTAGGAGCCCTGTTGTCCTTCGTAATGCCTGGCCTGGCCATGGCGGAAGAAGCGGCAGCCCCCGTCCTCAACTCCGGCGACACCGCCTGGATGCTGACGGCCACCATTCTTGTTCTGTTCATGACCATTCCCGGCCTGGCGCTGTTCTATGGCGGCATGGTCCGGTCGAAAAACCTTCTTTCCGTGATGATGCAGTGCTTTGCCATTACCGGTCTGATCAGTGTGTTGTGGGTCATCTATGGCTACAGCATCGCGTTCGACACCACCGGCATGGAGCAGGGCGTCGTCAATTTCAATTCCTTCATCGGCGGCCTGGGCAAGGCGTTCCTGGCGGGCGTGACCCCGGCGAGCATCACCGGTCCAACGGCACTGTTCCCGGAAGCGGTGTTCATCACCTTCCAGATGACGTTCGCCATCATCACCCCAGCCCTGATCGTCGGTGCCTTTGCCGAGCGCATGAAGTTCTCCGCCATGCTGGTCTTCATGGGCATCTGGTTCACCCTGGTCTACGCGCCGATCGCGCACATGGTCTGGTCCGGTAACGGCGGCCTGTTGTGGGACTGGGGCGTGCTGGACTTCGCCGGCGGCACCGTGGTGCACATCAACGCCGGTATCGCGGGCCTGGTGGCGTGCCTGGTACTGGGCAAGCGCAAGGGCTTCCCGACCACGCCGATGGCACCGCATAACCTGGGCTACACCCTGATGGGCGCGGCCATGCTGTGGGTCGGTTGGTTCGGCTTTAACGCCGGTTCCGCCGTCGCCGCCAATGGCACCGCCGGCATGGCGATGCTGGTGACTCAGATCGCCACCGCTGCGGCAGCACTGGGCTGGATGTTTGCCGAGTGGATCACCCACGGCAAGCCAAGCGCGCTGGGCATCGCCTCGGGCGTGGTCGCGGGCCTGGTGGCCATCACGCCGGCGGCCGGCACCGTGGGCCCGATGGGCGCCCTGGTCATCGGCCTGGCGGCGGGCGTGGTGTGCTTCTTCTGCGCCACCACCCTCAAGCGCAAGCTTGGCTACGACGACTCCCTGGACGCCTTCGGCGTGCACGGCATCGGCGGTATCCTCGGCGCGATCCTCACCGGCGTGTTCGCGGCCCCGGCCCTGGGTGGCTTCGGCACCGTGACCGACATCGCCGCACAAGTATGGATTCAAGTCAAAGGCGTGGGCTTCACGGTGATCTACACCGCGATCGTCACTTTCATCATCCTCAAGGTGCTGGACGCTGTCATGGGTCTGCGTGTCTCCGAGGAAGAAGAGGCGGTGGGCCTGGACCTGGCGCAACACAACGAGCGTGGCTACAACCTGTAA
- a CDS encoding HAD family hydrolase gives MTIKLITFDLDDTLWDTAPVIASAEAVLRQWLTDNAPNLGGLPVEHLFSIREQVLREEPGLKHRISALRRRVLFRALQEAGYDQWQASELADQGFEAFLHARHQLEIFPEVQPTLEILANQFSLGVVTNGNADVRRLGLADYFKFALCAEDIGIAKPDARLFHEALHRGGATPQTAVHIGDHPGDDIAGAQQAGLRAVWFNPTGKAWDAEHAPDAEIRSLTELPRLLAGWHSQP, from the coding sequence ATGACCATCAAGCTCATCACTTTCGACCTGGACGACACCCTGTGGGACACCGCCCCGGTGATCGCCAGCGCCGAGGCCGTCCTGCGCCAATGGCTGACCGATAACGCACCGAACCTGGGCGGCTTGCCAGTGGAGCATCTGTTCTCGATTCGCGAGCAGGTGTTGCGCGAAGAACCCGGCCTGAAGCATCGCATCAGTGCGTTGCGCCGGCGCGTGCTGTTCCGTGCGTTGCAGGAAGCCGGCTATGACCAGTGGCAAGCGTCGGAGCTGGCGGACCAGGGGTTCGAGGCGTTCCTGCATGCCCGCCATCAGTTGGAGATCTTTCCCGAGGTACAGCCCACCCTGGAAATCCTCGCCAATCAGTTCAGCCTGGGCGTGGTCACCAACGGCAACGCCGACGTGCGCCGCCTGGGGCTGGCCGATTATTTCAAGTTTGCCTTGTGCGCCGAGGACATCGGCATCGCCAAACCCGACGCCCGATTGTTCCACGAAGCCCTGCACCGCGGCGGTGCCACGCCCCAGACCGCCGTGCACATCGGTGACCACCCCGGCGACGACATCGCCGGTGCCCAGCAAGCCGGCCTGCGGGCGGTGTGGTTCAACCCGACGGGCAAGGCCTGGGATGCCGAACATGCGCCAGATGCGGAGATTCGCAGCCTGACCGAACTGCCGAGGTTACTGGCCGGGTGGCATAGCCAACCCTGA
- a CDS encoding recombinase XerC encodes MERQLDAYCEHLRSERQVSPHTLAAYRRDLEKVLGWCQKQNIGSWSALDIQRLRSLVARLHQQGQSSRSLARLLSAVRGLYQYLNREGLCDHDPATGLAPPKGERRLPKTLDTDRTLQLLEGAVEDDFLARRDQAILELFYSSGLRLSELTGLNLDQLDLADGMVQVLGKGSKTRLLPIGRKAREALEQWLALRALANPADDAVFISQQGRRLGPRAIQLRVKAAGERELGQNLHPHMLRHSFASHLLESSQDLRAVQELLGHSDIKTTQIYTHLDFQHLATVYDSAHPRAKRIKGDES; translated from the coding sequence ATGGAACGGCAACTGGACGCCTACTGCGAACACCTGCGCAGTGAGCGCCAGGTGTCGCCCCACACGCTGGCAGCCTATCGCCGCGACCTGGAAAAAGTGCTGGGCTGGTGCCAGAAGCAGAACATCGGCAGCTGGTCGGCGCTGGACATCCAACGCCTGCGCAGCCTGGTCGCTCGCCTGCATCAACAGGGGCAATCGTCCCGCAGCCTGGCGCGCCTGCTCTCGGCGGTGCGTGGCCTGTACCAGTACCTCAACCGCGAAGGCCTGTGCGATCACGACCCGGCCACCGGTCTGGCGCCGCCCAAGGGCGAACGCCGACTGCCCAAGACCCTCGACACCGACCGCACCCTGCAATTGCTCGAAGGCGCCGTCGAGGATGACTTCCTGGCGCGGCGGGACCAGGCGATTCTCGAGCTGTTCTATTCTTCCGGCCTCCGGCTCTCGGAGCTGACCGGGCTGAACCTGGACCAACTGGACCTCGCCGACGGCATGGTCCAGGTGCTCGGCAAAGGCAGCAAGACCCGCCTGCTGCCCATCGGCCGCAAGGCCCGCGAGGCGCTGGAACAATGGCTGGCGCTTCGGGCGCTGGCCAATCCCGCCGACGATGCGGTCTTCATCAGCCAGCAGGGGCGGCGCCTCGGCCCGAGGGCGATTCAGCTACGGGTCAAGGCCGCCGGCGAGCGCGAACTGGGCCAGAACCTGCATCCGCACATGCTTCGGCATTCCTTTGCCAGCCATCTGCTGGAGTCCTCCCAGGACTTGCGCGCCGTCCAGGAACTGCTCGGCCACTCGGACATCAAGACCACACAGATCTATACCCACCTGGACTTCCAGCACCTGGCGACGGTCTATGACAGTGCCCACCCCAGGGCCAAACGCATCAAGGGCGACGAATCATGA
- a CDS encoding diaminopimelate epimerase, whose amino-acid sequence MLLRFTKMHGLGNDFMVLDLVSQHAHILPKHAKLWGDRHTGIGFDQLLIVEAPNNPDVDFRYRIFNADGSEVEQCGNGARCFARFVLDKRLTAKRQIRVETKSGIIELDVRNDGQISVNMGAPRLVPADIPFKAPAQALSYQVDVEGTPVELAAVSMGNPHAVLRVSDINSAPVHELGPKIEHHPRFPARVNVGFLQVIDRHRAQLRVWERGVGETQACGTGACAAAVAAISQGWMDSPLLIDLPGGRLSIEWAGPGQPVIMTGPAVRVYEGQVRL is encoded by the coding sequence ATGCTGCTGCGTTTTACCAAGATGCACGGCCTGGGCAATGACTTCATGGTCCTCGACCTGGTCAGCCAGCACGCGCACATTCTGCCCAAGCACGCCAAGCTCTGGGGTGACCGGCACACCGGCATCGGCTTCGACCAGTTGCTGATCGTCGAGGCGCCGAACAACCCGGACGTGGACTTCCGCTATCGGATCTTCAACGCCGACGGTTCGGAAGTGGAGCAATGCGGCAATGGCGCGCGCTGCTTCGCCCGCTTCGTGCTGGACAAGCGCCTGACCGCCAAGCGACAGATCCGCGTCGAGACCAAGAGCGGCATCATCGAGCTGGATGTGCGCAACGACGGCCAGATCAGCGTCAACATGGGCGCCCCGCGCCTGGTGCCGGCGGACATTCCGTTCAAGGCACCCGCCCAGGCGCTGAGTTACCAGGTCGATGTCGAAGGCACCCCGGTGGAACTGGCCGCGGTGTCCATGGGCAACCCCCATGCCGTGTTGCGCGTGAGCGATATCAACAGCGCGCCGGTGCATGAGCTGGGACCGAAAATCGAACACCACCCACGCTTTCCAGCACGGGTGAACGTCGGTTTCCTGCAAGTCATCGACCGTCACCGCGCGCAGTTGCGCGTGTGGGAGCGCGGCGTCGGGGAAACCCAGGCTTGCGGCACCGGAGCCTGTGCGGCCGCAGTTGCGGCGATCAGCCAGGGGTGGATGGATTCGCCTTTGCTGATCGACCTGCCTGGCGGGCGCCTGTCCATCGAATGGGCAGGCCCTGGCCAACCGGTGATCATGACCGGCCCGGCAGTGCGCGTATACGAAGGACAAGTTCGTCTTTGA